One segment of Meriones unguiculatus strain TT.TT164.6M chromosome 3, Bangor_MerUng_6.1, whole genome shotgun sequence DNA contains the following:
- the Lrrc8d gene encoding volume-regulated anion channel subunit LRRC8D, giving the protein MFTLAEVASLNDIQPTYRILKPWWDVFMDYLAVVMLMVAIFAGTMQLTKDQVVCLPVLPSPANSKAHTPPGNADVTTEVPKMETATHRNQNGPTTKDVSLDTSAMTPATPMQATQPHADSTFPDQEVKREKRDPTGRKTNLDFQQYVFINQMCYHLALPWYSKYFPYLALIHTIILMVSSNFWFKYPKTCSKVEHFVSILGKCFESPWTTKALSETACEDSEENKQRMTGAQTLPKHVSTSSDEGSPSASTPMINKTGFKFSAEKPVVEVPSVTILDKKDGEQAKALFEKVRKFRAHVEDSDLIYKLYVVQTLIKTAKFIFILCYTANFVNAISFEHVCKPKVEHLTGYEVFECTHNMAYMLKKLLISYISIICVYGFICLYTLFWLFRIPLKEYSFEKVREESSFSDIPDVKNDFAFLLHMVDQYDQLYSKRFGVFLSEVSENKLREISLNHEWTFEKLRQHVSRNAQDRQELHLFMLSGVPDAVFDLTDLDVLRLELIPEAKIPAKISQMTNLQELHLCHCPAKVEQTAFSFLRDHLRCLHVKFTDVAEIPAWVYLLKNLRELYLVGNLNSENNKMIGLESLRELRHLKVLHVKSNLTKVPSNITDVAPHLTKLVIHNDGTKLLVLNSLKKMMNVAELELQNCELERIPHAIFSLSNLQELDLKSNNIRTIEEIISFQHLKRLTCLKLWHNKIVTIPPSITHIKNLESLYFSNNKLESLPAAVFSLQKLRCLDVSYNNISAIPIEIGLLQNLQHLHITGNKVDLLPKQLFKCVKLRTLNLGQNCISSLPEKIGQLSQLTQLELKGNCLDRLPAQLGQCRMLKKSGLVVEDQLFDTLPLEVKEALNQDVNVPFANGI; this is encoded by the coding sequence ATGTTTACCCTTGCGGAAGTTGCCTCACTCAATGACATTCAGCCGACATACCGAATCCTGAAGCCATGGTGGGACGTGTTTATGGATTACCTGGCGGTCGTGATGCTCATGGTAGCCATCTTCGCGGGGACCATGCAACTCACTAAAGATCAGGTGGTCTGCTTGCCGGTGCTGCCTTCGCCTGCGAACTCAAAGGCGCACACGCCGCCCGGAAATGCTGACGTCACCACCGAGGTCCCCAAGATGGAAACCGCCACGCACCGGAACCAGAACGGGCCGACGACAAAGGACGTTTCCCTCGATACATCTGCCATGACGCCTGCCACACCCATGCAAGCCACCCAGCCCCACGCGGACTCCACCTTCCCAGATCAGGAGGtcaagagggagaagagggaccCCACGGGCCGGAAGACCAACCTGGACTTCCAGCAGTACGTGTTCATCAACCAGATGTGCTACCATCTGGCTCTGCCCTGGTACTCCAAGTACTTCCCGTATCTCGCTCTCATACACACCATCATCCTCATGGTCAGCAGCAACTTTTGGTTCAAATATCCCAAAACGTGCTCCAAAGTCGAGCACTTTGTCTCGATATTGGGCAAGTGCTTTGAATCCCCCTGGACCACGAAGGCGCTGTCCGAGACAGCGTGCGAGGACTCCGAGGAGAACAAGCAGAGGATGACGGGGGCCCAGACACTGCCAAAGCATGTGTCCACCAGCAGCGACGAGGGCAGCCCCAGTGCCAGCACCCCCATGATCAACAAAACCGGCTTCAAGTTCTCGGCGGAGAAGCCGGTGGTGGAGGTCCCCAGCGTGACCATCCTGGACAAGAAGGACGGGGAGCAGGCCAAAGCCCTGTTTGAGAAGGTGCGGAAGTTCCGAGCCCACGTGGAGGACAGCGACCTGATCTACAAGCTCTACGTGGTCCAGACCCTCATCAAAACGGCCAAGTTCATCTTCATCCTCTGCTACACTGCCAACTTCGTCAACGCCATCAGCTTCGAGCACGTGTGCAAGCCGAAGGTGGAGCACCTGACGGGGTACGAGGTGTTCGAGTGCACGCACAACATGGCCTACATGCTGAAGAAGCTCCTCATCAGCTACATCTCCATCATCTGCGTCTACGGCTTCATCTGCCTGTACACGCTCTTCTGGCTCTTCAGGATCCCGCTGAAGGAGTACTCCTTTGAGAAGGTGCGAGAGGAGAGCAGCTTCAGCGACATCCCGGACGTCAAGAACGACTTCGCCTTCCTCCTGCACATGGTGGACCAGTACGACCAGCTCTACTCCAAGCGCTTCGGCGTGTTCCTGTCGGAGGTGAGCGAGAACAAGCTGAGGGAGATCAGCCTGAACCACGAGTGGACCTTCGAGAAGCTCCGGCAGCACGTGTCCCGAAACGCCCAGGACCGGCAGGAGCTGCACCTGTTCATGCTGTCCGGCGTGCCTGACGCCGTGTTCGACCTCACGGACCTGGACGTGCTCCGGCTGGAGCTGATCCCCGAGGCCAAGATCCCCGCCAAGATCTCCCAGATGACCAACCTGCAGGAGCTGCACCTGTGCCACTGCCCGGCCAAGGTGGAGCAGACGGCCTTCAGCTTCCTCCGAGACCACCTGCGCTGCCTGCACGTCAAGTTCACCGACGTGGCCGAGATCCCCGCCTGGGTGTACCTGCTCAAGAACCTCCGAGAGCTGTACCTGGTCGGCAACCTGAACTCGGAGAACAACAAGATGATCGGGCTGGAGTCCCTGCGCGAGCTGCGCCACCTCAAGGTCCTCCACGTGAAGAGCAACCTCACCAAAGTTCCCTCCAACATAACGGACGTGGCGCCGCACCTCACCAAGCTCGTCATTCACAACGACGGCACCAAGCTCCTGGTGCTCAACAGCCTCAAGAAGATGATGAACGTGGCCGAGCTGGAGCTGCAGAACTGTGAGCTGGAGCGGATCCCGCACGCCATCTTCAGCCTCTCCAACTTACAGGAGCTGGACCTGAAGTCCAACAACATCCGCACGATCGAGGAGATCATCAGCTTCCAGCATTTGAAGCGGCTGACTTGCCTCAAGCTGTGGCACAATAAAATTGTGACCATCCCGCCCTCCATCACCCACATCAAGAACCTGGAGTCCCTCTACTTCTCCAACAACAAGCTGGAGTCCTTACCGGCGGCAGTGTTCAGTTTACAGAAACTCAGGTGCCTGGATGTCAGCTATAACAACATCTCCGCCATCCCCATCGAGATCGGCCTGCTCCAAAACCTGCAGCACTTGCACATCACAGGGAACAAAGTGGACCTTCTGCCAAAACAGTTGTTCAAGTGCGTGAAGCTGAGGACTTTGAACCTGGGGCAGAACTGCATCAGCTCCCTCCCGGAGAAAATCGGTCAGCTGTCCCAGCTCACGCAGCTGGAGCTGAAGGGGAACTGCCTGGACCGCCTGCCGGCCCAGCTGGGCCAGTGTCGGATGCTCAAGAAGAGCGGGCTTGTCGTGGAGGACCAGCTGTTTGACACGCTGCCACTGGAAGTCAAAGAGGCATTGAACCAAGACGTGAATGTCCCCTTTGCCAATGGGATTTAA